A window from Bos mutus isolate GX-2022 chromosome 1, NWIPB_WYAK_1.1, whole genome shotgun sequence encodes these proteins:
- the FAM131A gene encoding protein FAM131A isoform X2: protein MLPKSRRALTIQEIAALARSSLHGISQVVKDHVTKPTAMAQGRVAHLIEWKGWSKPSDSPAALESAFSSYSDLSEGEQEARFAAGVAEQFAIAEAKLRAWSSVDGEDSTDESYDEDFAGGTDSDLTGQLPLGPHLQDLFTGHRFSRPVRQGSVEPESDCSQTVSPETLCSSLCSLEDGLLGSPARLASQLLGDELLLAKLPPSRESAFRSLGPLEAQDSLYNSPLTESCLSPAEEEPAPCKDCQPLCLPPVSSWERQRQASDVASSGVVSLDEDEVEPEEQ from the exons GtatttcccaggtggtgaagGACCACGTGACCAAGcccactgccatggcccagggcCGAGTGGCTCACCTCATTGAGTGGAAGGGTTGGAGCAAGCCAAGTGACTCGCCTGCTGCCCTGGAATCAGCCTTTTCCTCCTATTCAGACCTCAGTGAGGGTGAACAGGAGGCTCGCTTTGCAGCAG GAGTGGCTGAACAATTCGCCATTGCAGAAGCCAAGCTCCGGGCATGGTCTTCGGTGGACGGCGAGGACTCCACTGATGAATCCTATGATGAAGACTTTGCTGGGGGAACTGACTCAG ACCTGACTGGGCAGCTGCCCCTGGGGCCCCACCTCCAGGACCTCTTCACTGGCCACAGATTCTCCCGGCCTGTGCGCCAGGGCTCCGTGGAACCTGAGAGCGACTGCTCGCAGACCGTGTCCCCAGAGACCCTGTGCTCTAGTCTGTGCAGCCTGGAGGACGGGTTGCTGGGCTCCCCAGCCCGCCTGGCTTCCCAGCTGCTGGGTGATGAGCTGCTCCTCGCCAAACTGCCCCCCAGCCGGGAAAGTGCCTTCCGCAGCCTGGGCCCACTGGAGGCCCAGGACTCGCTCTACAACTCGCCCCTCACAGAGTCCTGCCTTTCTCCTGCTGAGGAGGAGCCAGCCCCCTGCAAGGACTGCCAGCCGCTCTGCCTGCCACCAGTGAGCAGCTGGGAACGGCAGCGGCAAGCCTCTGACGTAGCTTCTTCTGGGGTGGTGTCCTTAGACGAGGACGAGGTGGAGCCGGAGGAACAGTGA